From the genome of Cetobacterium sp. ZOR0034:
GTTTTTTTGTAGTAAACTGAAATTGAAAAACCGTTTTTTTGTAGTAAACTGAAATCGAAAAACCGTTTTTTTGTAGCAAACTACCTTTTGAAAGTTCCCACTAATTAAGGGATTTGGAGGGTCTTAATAAGATATTATTAATAAGATAAAAGAATAATAAGTCTTATTAATAAGATGTATTTTTTTTAAAAAGATTTTTTTCTTATTTTTTTTAAATTAAAAATCCAATCAATTTATAAAAATTAAAAATATTTTTATAATTAATTTTTTAATAATAACGATTGAAATTGTTCTTTTTGAAAAAAAGGAAAATTGAAAGAGTTACAGTAATAAATATATTTAGAATTAAAACACACTTAATAATGGTGTTAAAACTTCGTAAAATCAAATTTAAGCCTGTTCCATAGATTTTAACGAATATTTTTATCATAAAAATAAAAAAGCCGTTAAAATTGATTTTAAACGGCTTTAAATAGAAATTCAATTAAATCTTTTAATTAAAATTTGATATTCTTCAAATGTTAAATGTTCTAATAATTTTTTTTTAAATTCTTTGGTTATAACTTCAAATATATTATTTGTTTGTGATAACTTTAATAATTCTTGAATTTCTATATTGGTTAAACTTCTTTTTAGTTTTTCTTTTTTAGAAACTCTTTCAAGTTTTCTCTTTTCAAGTAATTCTTTTCCTTGAATTTTTAAAATTTCTTTTTCCTCATTTGAGATTTTTTTGTAATTAATAAAATAGCCAAGTAACGTATTTTTATTTTCTTGATCTATTTCTGCAACTTCAAGTAAAGCTCCAACTTCAATTAAATGTCTTGCTCTAAGTTTTCTATTACTTTGAGTTCTTTTATGCTGCTTTATTTTTAAATCTAACTTTTCTTTTTTTTCTTCCAAAATTTCTAATTCTGTTTTATCTTTCATAACTGTTTTCATTTTTGGTAATCTTCCTCCATGCGTTAGGTGTATCATCTTTTTCTTTATTGATGTCTACATCTTCCATACCACGCACATAATTTTTGTATTCTGTATGATTTTTTTTGTAATTTTTTTCTTTTTCTTTGTATGGTTCTTTTAATAAAGTTTTAGCTTTCCACATAATCCAAGATAAATTCTAGCTCTTCATTTTGTCTAAATATCTTTTCTATCTCATATGTATCTGTAAATATTGGGTCTAATTTACTATTATTTTCTAAAAAGACAGTTATACCATTTGGTCTATATATATCTAATGTAAATTTAATCATTTTATCTAATTTATCCAAAGTATTTTCATCTATAACCTCACTTTGACATATTGGATGAATTATAATCTCTTTATGCTCTAATTCATTTAGTATATCTAATAGTTTTGGTATATGCTCTTCAAACTCATTTACATCTAAAACTGCATGCACTATTGTTGGAAACTTATAATGTTTTATGGTACTTATAAAATCACCCTCATCTTTATGTAAAGATAGTCCCCTATTGTCATACCATAATTGCATTAAATCAAAATTATTCTTCTCAGCAAATTCAACTTCATCCTCATATCTGTTAAAAAATCTAGCTAAACAACCTATTTTAATCAAGATTACTCCCCCTTTTTATAGATAACAACTGTTAATTTAATTATAGCATAACCTACATTTTATAAGTGTCCACGATAACAGATGTTTTTGTGAACACTATATTTTAAATTATATATGTATCCTTAAAACCTTTATCCTTAGCCAATTTAACTTGATTTAAAGCATTATTTTTATCACGATAAGCCCCAATACAAACCTTATACAAAGTATCATTTGTAGATACTTCTAACTCAAATAATTTCATTAAATTATTTTTAATAGCTATAGCTATCGTCTTAATATTAGCATTAACTTTTAAATCTTTTTCCGCCTGAGCATTTGAAATGAAATCTACTTCAATTAATGCAGCAGGCATTGTTGTATTTCTTAAAACTGAGAGCTCCTTACTTAGCTTCAAACCTCTATTTCTAATGTTAAGAATCTTTGATACATCACTACATAAGCCATTAGAAAATTTATTAAGCTTCTCATTATTATTTGAATATTGCCAGACTTCAACACCTCTTACAGTTTTATCACTAGCTGAATTAATATGAATTGATAAAAAATAATCTGCTTTAAAATTATTTGCTATCTTGGTCCTTTCAGATAATGAAAGATAAGTATTAGATAGCCTTGTAAACTTGATATCAAGGTTACAACCTTTCAGTAATTCATTAAGTTCCTTTCCTATAGATAGCAATAGGTAAGACTTTGATATAATCTTCATCTTTTCCCCTGCTCCACACCGTACGTGAGACTTTCACCTCATACGGCGCTCCATCAATATATATTTATTATCTAAATCTCAAAATTTCCAACTAAAATACGAAGTTTATTTAGTTTATTAAGAGCATTACAATCTAAATTTAGCAAATTTAAGTATTTATTTAATGTATCTTCTGACTTTGCATGTATAAGTTTATGCACTTCAGTTTTCAGGAATATTAAATTGTTATAACTATCAGTACCACCATTAACATAAGGTTTTTTATGATGACATTCCATATTACCGATCTCTAAAAGTTCTCTGCTTACAGGGCAAATACCATTTTGACCTACATATAATGAGATTCTA
Proteins encoded in this window:
- a CDS encoding conjugal transfer protein TraD produces the protein MKTVMKDKTELEILEEKKEKLDLKIKQHKRTQSNRKLRARHLIEVGALLEVAEIDQENKNTLLGYFINYKKISNEEKEILKIQGKELLEKRKLERVSKKEKLKRSLTNIEIQELLKLSQTNNIFEVITKEFKKKLLEHLTFEEYQILIKRFN
- a CDS encoding N-acetylmuramoyl-L-alanine amidase, with protein sequence MKIISKSYLLLSIGKELNELLKGCNLDIKFTRLSNTYLSLSERTKIANNFKADYFLSIHINSASDKTVRGVEVWQYSNNNEKLNKFSNGLCSDVSKILNIRNRGLKLSKELSVLRNTTMPAALIEVDFISNAQAEKDLKVNANIKTIAIAIKNNLMKLFELEVSTNDTLYKVCIGAYRDKNNALNQVKLAKDKGFKDTYII